In Fluviispira sanaruensis, a genomic segment contains:
- a CDS encoding catalase, with translation MSLPNTSINKLTNNAGVPVVDNQNTMTAGRYGPLLMQDVWYLEKLAHFDREVIPERRMHAKGSGAYGTFTVTNDISKYTKARIFSSIGKKADLFIRFSTVAGERGAADAERDIRGFAIKFYSEEGNWDLVGNNTPVFFLRDPLKFPDLAHAVKRDPVTNMRSAENNWDFWTLSPESLHQVTIVMSERGIPFSYRHMHGFGSHTFSMFDKDNNRSWVKFHFISQQGIKNLSDSEAEAIIAKDRESHQRDLFESIENKDFPRWKMCIQIMSEKDVANCKYNPFDLTKVWLHKDYPLIEVGIIELNRNPENYFAEVEQAAFNPANIVPGIGFSPDKMLQGRLFSYGDAQRYRLGVNHQIIPVNTPRCPYHSYHRDGAMRVDGNKGKTLNYEPNSKGEWQQQSNHAEPHLVLDGTAGHWDHREDKDYYSQPGLLFRLMSAEQQQVLFENTARAMGNASNEIKLRHIENCKKADPSYGAGVAKALGLFI, from the coding sequence ATGTCTCTACCTAACACAAGTATTAATAAATTAACAAATAATGCTGGAGTACCCGTTGTAGATAATCAAAATACAATGACGGCAGGTCGCTATGGCCCCCTACTAATGCAAGACGTTTGGTATTTGGAAAAGTTAGCTCATTTTGATCGTGAAGTTATTCCAGAACGTCGTATGCACGCAAAAGGTTCTGGAGCCTATGGAACATTTACAGTAACAAATGACATTTCAAAATATACAAAGGCACGTATTTTTTCTTCAATAGGTAAAAAAGCAGATCTATTTATAAGATTTTCAACTGTTGCCGGAGAACGCGGGGCAGCAGATGCTGAACGAGATATACGTGGTTTTGCCATAAAGTTTTATAGTGAAGAAGGAAATTGGGATCTTGTTGGAAATAATACGCCCGTTTTCTTTTTACGCGACCCACTTAAATTTCCAGATTTAGCTCATGCGGTAAAACGAGATCCTGTAACAAATATGCGCAGCGCAGAAAATAATTGGGATTTTTGGACTTTATCTCCTGAATCTCTTCATCAAGTAACAATTGTAATGAGTGAAAGAGGAATTCCTTTTTCTTACAGACATATGCATGGCTTTGGTAGTCATACATTTAGTATGTTTGATAAAGACAACAATCGAAGTTGGGTTAAATTTCATTTTATTTCACAGCAAGGGATAAAGAATCTTTCAGATTCCGAAGCTGAAGCGATTATTGCAAAAGATCGGGAAAGCCATCAAAGAGATCTTTTTGAAAGTATTGAAAATAAAGACTTCCCACGTTGGAAAATGTGTATTCAAATTATGTCCGAAAAAGATGTTGCAAACTGCAAATATAACCCATTTGATCTTACAAAAGTTTGGTTGCATAAAGATTATCCCTTAATCGAAGTCGGAATTATAGAACTCAATCGAAATCCTGAAAATTATTTTGCCGAAGTGGAACAAGCTGCTTTTAATCCTGCAAATATCGTTCCTGGTATCGGATTTTCTCCAGATAAAATGTTGCAAGGAAGGCTTTTTTCATATGGTGATGCACAACGATACCGACTTGGTGTTAATCATCAAATCATTCCAGTAAACACTCCTCGTTGTCCTTATCACAGTTACCATCGTGATGGCGCCATGAGAGTTGATGGCAACAAAGGAAAAACTTTAAATTATGAGCCAAATAGCAAAGGTGAGTGGCAGCAACAAAGCAATCATGCAGAACCTCATTTAGTTTTGGACGGTACTGCAGGACATTGGGATCATAGAGAAGATAAAGATTATTATTCCCAACCAGGCCTCTTATTTCGATTGATGAGTGCAGAGCAACAACAAGTACTTTTTGAAAATACAGCTCGCGCTATGGGAAATGCTTCAAATGAAATTAAATTAAGACATATCGAAAACTGCAAAAAAGCAGACCCCAGTTATGGTGCAGGTGTTGCAAAAGCATTAGGCTTGTTTATTTAA
- a CDS encoding IS3 family transposase, with protein sequence MAYKKRSHLKKELVHRCNFITRKEAKSSIIEYNEVFYNRIRALSTLDYFAPLEYEESYEI encoded by the coding sequence ATGGCATATAAAAAAAGATCTCATTTGAAAAAAGAATTAGTGCATCGCTGCAATTTTATTACCAGAAAAGAAGCAAAATCTTCGATTATAGAATATAATGAGGTGTTTTATAATCGAATTCGTGCGCTCTCCACTCTTGATTATTTTGCGCCTTTAGAATATGAAGAAAGTTATGAAATTTAG
- a CDS encoding ABC transporter substrate-binding protein, producing MKLKYILSISSIVLLAIFLLALKAQKEEYMYSDSDLYNNKKTLTINLGETPYIPWSYVDTATNVVETFGSAVFGNLIDLEEISSKTDRFILIDNYSCKNKKCIINLKENVKFHNGRTVTAFDVEFSFIRLIMQNPEENFAFSNLDDIIGIDSLKPAKYVSIHNLNYPRGVLSGFEVVNDYQIILHLKRDNNFLLQKLSSAYMPIVPIEELTENYVDWKGIPIGFGRYKIVKSDLEKYQFVLEKTSNEDIPKYIRIIFENKDIGDLRFLSHMSESQYDGKVLFPNIYVNGGLLFNFKSKLGSNENFRAAISLALDREKIVNTSPDNDLVAEDQMLARYSWQERYRSRENLTARNFELAKEYLNKVPAELWQGKELNVHSFWTIKKDLNSVNYIKEIKRQLAEIGINLQFHNTDPNYTKFKKDDENVLWFTGFDTQTDDPNANFAYFKAGSFFNNIYPENDKEFLQLYELSVNNFLSNPEHTRNLSEYFKKKNYMVVIFNVKKRFAYRKDRIEFLESEYSGVRLDLWKIKLLDFKLF from the coding sequence ATGAAATTAAAATACATTTTATCAATATCATCAATAGTTTTATTAGCAATATTTTTATTAGCTTTAAAAGCTCAGAAGGAAGAATACATGTATAGCGATTCCGATCTTTACAATAATAAAAAAACGCTGACAATAAATTTAGGAGAAACACCCTATATCCCATGGAGTTATGTAGATACTGCGACAAACGTAGTAGAAACTTTTGGCTCTGCAGTCTTTGGAAATTTAATTGACTTAGAAGAAATTAGCTCTAAAACAGATCGTTTTATTCTTATAGATAATTATTCTTGTAAAAATAAAAAATGTATCATCAATCTTAAAGAAAATGTGAAGTTTCATAATGGCAGAACTGTCACGGCTTTCGATGTAGAGTTTTCATTTATAAGGCTTATTATGCAAAATCCTGAGGAGAATTTCGCATTTTCAAACCTTGATGACATTATAGGAATAGATTCTCTAAAACCTGCAAAATATGTGTCAATTCATAATTTAAATTACCCAAGGGGTGTTTTATCCGGATTTGAAGTCGTAAATGATTACCAAATCATTTTACATTTAAAAAGGGATAATAACTTTCTATTACAAAAGCTTTCAAGTGCATATATGCCAATTGTACCAATCGAAGAACTCACAGAGAATTATGTCGACTGGAAAGGGATACCGATAGGTTTTGGCCGCTATAAAATTGTAAAATCCGATTTAGAAAAATATCAATTTGTCTTAGAAAAAACATCTAATGAAGATATCCCAAAGTACATCCGAATTATATTTGAGAATAAGGATATAGGAGATCTCCGTTTTCTTTCCCATATGTCTGAATCACAATATGATGGCAAAGTTTTATTCCCCAATATTTATGTGAATGGAGGACTGCTCTTCAATTTTAAATCAAAACTTGGGAGCAACGAAAATTTTCGGGCTGCCATTTCGCTCGCTTTAGATAGAGAAAAAATTGTAAATACCTCCCCTGACAATGATCTCGTGGCTGAAGACCAAATGCTTGCCAGATACTCGTGGCAAGAAAGATACAGATCGAGAGAAAACTTAACAGCACGAAACTTTGAATTAGCCAAAGAATATTTAAACAAAGTGCCTGCAGAGCTTTGGCAAGGAAAAGAGTTAAATGTACATTCATTTTGGACAATTAAAAAAGATTTAAACAGTGTAAATTACATCAAAGAAATTAAACGCCAACTTGCTGAAATAGGCATCAATTTACAATTTCACAATACTGATCCCAATTATACAAAGTTTAAAAAAGACGATGAAAATGTGCTTTGGTTTACAGGTTTTGATACCCAAACAGATGATCCGAACGCCAACTTTGCATATTTTAAAGCAGGATCGTTCTTTAACAATATTTATCCTGAAAATGACAAAGAGTTTTTGCAATTATACGAACTGTCGGTGAATAATTTTTTATCAAACCCTGAACACACGCGTAATTTGAGTGAATACTTTAAAAAGAAAAATTATATGGTTGTTATTTTTAATGTAAAGAAAAGATTTGCCTATAGAAAAGATAGAATTGAATTTCTGGAATCTGAGTACAGTGGCGTTCGACTTGATTTATGGAAAATCAAACTCCTCGACTTTAAATTATTTTAG
- a CDS encoding IS5 family transposase encodes MIQFLPEIRSRIHDPAEIFSGIFYVLITGIQWRNLSREYPPKSTCYCWFKKLSKLDAWKETYTQFFATYKKYFRANLNTVSVDGTFVKAVKGGAMIGKTQIGKGTKVMQMVDKEGLLVSLHVDSANPHESRLLMKTIKNSISLTKPRYILGDRAYDSDKLDLECKKLGISLVAYHKLNRKNHTQDGREARRLKKRYTVERTNAHLKNYRKVNVRYERDPKLFENFIWMAHCLIFIKKFNIHNDYLVA; translated from the coding sequence ATGATTCAATTTTTACCCGAAATCAGATCAAGGATACATGATCCAGCAGAAATCTTTTCCGGAATATTTTATGTATTAATTACAGGCATTCAATGGAGGAATTTAAGCAGGGAATATCCGCCGAAAAGCACTTGCTACTGTTGGTTTAAAAAGCTCTCAAAGTTGGATGCATGGAAAGAAACTTACACGCAGTTTTTTGCAACCTATAAAAAATATTTTAGAGCAAATTTAAACACAGTTTCAGTAGATGGAACTTTTGTAAAAGCAGTTAAGGGTGGAGCAATGATCGGAAAAACTCAGATTGGAAAAGGAACAAAAGTCATGCAAATGGTAGATAAGGAGGGGCTCTTAGTTTCTCTGCATGTTGATTCTGCTAATCCTCATGAGTCACGCCTACTGATGAAAACTATAAAAAATTCTATATCGCTAACCAAACCTAGATATATACTTGGAGATAGAGCATACGATTCTGACAAACTGGATCTTGAGTGCAAGAAGTTAGGAATAAGTCTTGTTGCATATCATAAACTAAATCGTAAAAACCATACCCAAGATGGACGGGAGGCGCGAAGGCTTAAAAAGAGATACACTGTTGAAAGAACAAATGCACATTTAAAAAATTATCGAAAGGTTAATGTTCGGTATGAGCGAGACCCTAAACTATTTGAGAATTTTATATGGATGGCACATTGCTTAATATTTATTAAAAAATTCAATATTCATAATGATTACTTGGTAGCTTAA
- a CDS encoding ABC transporter substrate-binding protein: MYTDSDLFNEKNTLTVNLNDTAQIPWNSVDTSTNVIETFAASVFGNLIETQEIKSSTNKYILIENYSCKDSKCIIDLNKEVKFHNGRTVTAYDFEFSLIRFLTQKREDNFAFTILNDILGIDSVQQSKNETKNGITYPRGILQGIEVIDNFKVVLNLKRNNPYIIEKLNTGRLPIVPIEELQSDYIHWKHLPIGFGQYKLIKSDLDKSQFILENLASENNHKYIRMIFSDQDIGDIRFLSHMSDSKFEGKVILPTVYVNAGFLFNFSTPLGANENFRHAISFALDREKIAQTSPDNDLVAEDQILPSHSILQKYREQIPLIKQNIVLAKEYLNKVPKELWEDKTLHVHSFWMLKKNLNDIEYIQEIKKQLSAIGLNLVFHNTDFNYTKFKEVDENVLWWTGFDYYFVKSKKYLK, from the coding sequence ATGTATACAGACTCAGACCTTTTCAATGAGAAAAATACATTGACTGTGAACTTAAACGATACAGCGCAAATACCTTGGAATTCAGTCGATACCTCAACAAATGTTATAGAAACTTTTGCTGCATCTGTTTTTGGTAATCTAATTGAAACTCAAGAAATTAAAAGTAGCACAAATAAATATATCTTAATAGAAAATTATTCCTGCAAAGATAGTAAATGCATTATAGATTTAAATAAAGAAGTAAAGTTTCACAATGGCAGAACAGTCACAGCCTATGACTTCGAATTTTCACTTATTCGCTTTCTTACGCAAAAAAGAGAAGATAATTTTGCATTTACTATTCTAAATGACATTCTAGGAATAGATTCTGTTCAACAGAGCAAAAATGAGACTAAAAATGGAATCACTTATCCAAGAGGTATTCTTCAGGGGATCGAAGTAATAGATAACTTCAAAGTCGTTCTTAATTTAAAAAGAAACAATCCTTATATCATCGAAAAATTAAATACAGGCAGACTGCCTATTGTTCCCATTGAAGAACTACAAAGTGATTATATCCATTGGAAACATTTACCGATTGGATTTGGCCAATATAAACTCATAAAATCTGACTTAGATAAATCTCAATTCATCTTAGAAAATTTAGCATCGGAAAATAATCACAAATATATTCGTATGATTTTTAGCGATCAAGATATAGGAGACATTCGTTTTTTATCGCATATGTCCGATTCAAAATTCGAAGGAAAAGTCATTCTTCCAACTGTTTATGTGAATGCAGGTTTTCTCTTTAATTTTAGCACCCCGCTCGGCGCAAATGAAAACTTTCGGCATGCTATTTCTTTCGCACTTGATCGTGAAAAAATTGCGCAAACTTCACCTGATAATGACCTTGTGGCAGAGGATCAAATACTACCAAGTCATTCCATTTTACAAAAATACAGAGAACAAATACCTCTTATTAAGCAAAATATTGTCTTGGCAAAAGAATATTTAAACAAAGTTCCAAAAGAACTTTGGGAAGATAAAACTTTGCATGTGCATTCCTTTTGGATGCTGAAAAAAAATTTAAATGATATAGAATACATTCAAGAAATAAAAAAGCAGCTCTCGGCAATTGGTCTGAATTTAGTATTCCATAATACAGATTTTAATTATACAAAATTCAAAGAAGTGGATGAAAATGTGCTTTGGTGGACAGGCTTTGATTACTACTTCGTTAAATCTAAGAAGTATTTAAAATAA
- a CDS encoding DDE-type integrase/transposase/recombinase yields MHTSSRCTYGRRRILSTVKKSFIKFGKKRVSKIMKKLNINSAGKPKFKTTTTKVDRQAIHFPNLILGDFTSYKPNQLWTSDLTYISTKDGWVYLCIILDTFSRAIIGWSMHDNLKNKLF; encoded by the coding sequence ATACATACTTCTTCTAGGTGTACATATGGAAGGCGGCGTATTTTATCTACTGTTAAAAAATCATTTATTAAATTTGGCAAAAAGCGTGTATCTAAAATTATGAAAAAACTAAATATTAATAGTGCAGGCAAACCCAAATTTAAAACAACAACGACAAAGGTTGATAGACAAGCAATACATTTTCCGAATTTAATTTTAGGAGACTTTACCTCCTACAAGCCAAATCAACTTTGGACTAGCGATTTAACTTATATTTCAACGAAAGATGGCTGGGTTTATTTGTGTATAATATTGGATACTTTTTCAAGAGCAATAATTGGTTGGAGTATGCATGATAATTTAAAAAATAAATTGTTTTGA
- a CDS encoding IS701 family transposase: protein MKIANIKDLSLKVSQFIDGFRSVFKRNDRVHWCKTYIYGLILDGERKSIGAMASRISNANEQSLQQFVNQSQWSFHELIISLNKYMINRLKMNEFIFSLDDTSLPKKGDESVGVSRQYCGVQGKISNCQVIVTLHAISNKIHFPVTARLYLPDGWIKNSKKLDKVKVPLEERNFKEKWRIALDLIDESIQLFKIKSLVFDAAYGCNRNFLNELDKRKINFVGHIRNNEKFWSKNIPIKSVVPRKRNLQTKLRDYDNPVDNRYKPRSALRIAEELFSKGSNIKIIQIRRKNENIKVEYVATRVMECISRPWQKVGKERWLLVEKRKDGVLKYYISNYSKTYPKDEIIELMHKRWKIEQGYQILKEELGLDHYEGRSWLGLHHHIALCFLAYYFINEFDKKKLEISFSAVRRYINRIFQTIFCPFCDNTFPCFPKLILNTS from the coding sequence ATGAAAATAGCAAATATAAAAGATCTTTCATTAAAAGTTTCACAATTTATCGATGGTTTTAGATCGGTTTTTAAAAGAAATGATAGAGTACATTGGTGTAAAACTTACATATATGGATTGATATTAGATGGCGAGAGAAAATCTATAGGAGCAATGGCATCAAGAATTTCAAATGCAAATGAACAGTCTTTACAGCAATTTGTTAATCAAAGTCAATGGTCTTTTCATGAGCTTATTATAAGTTTAAATAAATATATGATTAATAGACTGAAAATGAATGAATTTATTTTTTCTCTCGATGATACAAGTCTTCCAAAAAAGGGGGATGAGAGTGTTGGTGTATCAAGACAATATTGTGGAGTTCAAGGTAAGATTTCTAACTGTCAAGTAATTGTTACCTTACATGCGATTTCTAATAAAATACATTTTCCAGTTACTGCAAGGCTATATTTGCCAGATGGATGGATTAAAAATTCAAAAAAATTAGATAAAGTAAAAGTACCTTTAGAGGAAAGAAACTTCAAAGAAAAGTGGAGAATAGCACTTGATTTGATTGATGAAAGCATCCAGTTATTCAAAATAAAATCATTAGTTTTTGACGCAGCTTATGGGTGTAATAGAAATTTTCTAAATGAACTTGATAAGAGAAAAATAAATTTTGTAGGACATATTAGAAATAACGAGAAATTTTGGTCAAAGAATATTCCAATAAAAAGTGTAGTTCCGAGAAAACGCAATTTACAAACAAAACTTAGAGATTATGACAATCCTGTAGATAATAGATATAAGCCCCGCTCTGCTTTAAGGATAGCAGAAGAGTTATTTTCAAAAGGAAGTAATATCAAAATAATTCAAATCCGACGGAAAAATGAAAATATAAAAGTAGAATATGTTGCTACAAGAGTTATGGAATGTATTTCAAGACCTTGGCAAAAAGTTGGAAAAGAAAGATGGCTTCTAGTTGAAAAAAGAAAAGATGGAGTTTTAAAATATTATATTTCAAATTATTCAAAAACTTATCCAAAAGATGAAATAATAGAACTCATGCATAAAAGATGGAAAATTGAACAGGGATACCAGATTTTAAAAGAAGAATTGGGTCTTGATCATTATGAAGGGCGTTCGTGGTTAGGATTGCATCACCATATAGCTTTATGCTTTTTAGCATATTATTTTATAAATGAATTCGATAAAAAAAAACTTGAGATCTCATTTTCTGCTGTAAGGCGATATATAAATCGTATTTTTCAAACTATTTTTTGTCCATTTTGTGATAATACTTTTCCTTGCTTTCCTAAGCTTATTTTAAATACTTCTTAG
- a CDS encoding lanthionine synthetase C family protein, which translates to MQHKIINDLMNRLDISNRNDNAFIEFLKDKVSMEQMTLANGYPALALFFSQLDRISPEQKFKKNVHFYLEKTIACIQNNNLVTNSSSFSGITGLAFVVWVSSENGKKYQKLIAKIDEVLFQLLDIKLSRLKTQKFFGPTDFDVIQGLSGIVRYLIMRKEDYTHAGYLKIIMDVLIRLSSYINYKNNKIPGWIFIKEMIGAYESIYEDSDECFNLGLSHGISGVLSALSLAKLNGINAEGVEESILNIKNWLVKAQQRDIYGIYWPNRLSLEEELTGIRNEQFDKYHRQAWCYGTPGVSRALYLAGQGLKDHKLQNFALKSFLEIEQRPEETWRSNSPTFCHGYAGLLQIAKRFYFDTKEAKLIPLISRLEQRVMSYYTQEAPFLFKENNGFLIDIGIIEGTVGTVLSLLHTDHFADCIWDYPFLIS; encoded by the coding sequence ATGCAACATAAAATTATAAATGATCTTATGAATCGATTGGATATTTCAAATCGAAATGACAATGCTTTCATCGAATTTTTAAAAGATAAAGTAAGTATGGAGCAGATGACCCTTGCGAATGGATATCCAGCTTTGGCTTTGTTTTTTTCTCAGTTAGATCGGATCTCACCAGAGCAGAAATTTAAAAAAAATGTGCATTTTTACTTAGAGAAAACAATTGCATGTATACAAAATAATAATCTTGTCACGAATTCATCTAGTTTTAGTGGGATCACAGGCCTTGCATTCGTTGTTTGGGTTTCATCCGAAAATGGAAAAAAATATCAAAAATTAATAGCAAAAATAGATGAGGTTTTATTTCAATTGTTGGATATAAAACTGTCTAGATTAAAAACTCAAAAATTCTTTGGACCTACTGATTTTGATGTGATTCAGGGATTGTCAGGTATTGTTAGATATCTAATCATGCGAAAGGAAGACTATACACACGCAGGCTATTTGAAAATAATAATGGATGTACTTATTCGTTTAAGTTCATATATCAATTATAAAAATAATAAAATTCCAGGGTGGATTTTTATTAAAGAGATGATTGGCGCTTATGAATCAATCTATGAAGATTCTGATGAATGTTTTAACCTTGGTCTTTCCCATGGTATAAGTGGAGTTTTATCTGCATTAAGTCTTGCAAAATTAAATGGAATCAATGCCGAAGGTGTTGAGGAATCCATTCTCAATATTAAAAATTGGCTTGTTAAGGCACAGCAAAGAGATATATATGGAATATATTGGCCAAACAGGTTAAGTTTAGAAGAAGAACTGACAGGAATTCGCAACGAACAATTTGATAAATATCATCGTCAAGCTTGGTGTTATGGTACTCCCGGTGTTTCACGGGCGCTTTACCTTGCAGGACAAGGATTAAAAGATCATAAATTACAAAATTTTGCTTTGAAAAGTTTTTTAGAAATCGAACAAAGACCTGAGGAAACATGGCGCAGCAATTCACCAACGTTTTGTCATGGCTATGCAGGACTTTTACAGATTGCAAAACGCTTTTATTTTGATACAAAAGAGGCAAAGCTGATACCACTTATTTCTCGATTGGAACAAAGAGTTATGAGTTATTATACTCAGGAAGCCCCCTTTCTATTCAAAGAAAATAATGGATTTTTAATAGATATTGGCATTATTGAAGGTACAGTCGGGACCGTTTTAAGTCTTCTCCATACAGATCACTTCGCAGATTGTATTTGGGATTATCCTTTTTTAATTTCTTAG
- a CDS encoding carbonic anhydrase gives MIFRILLPLFCSLYFAGCVQTKHYKNSQHLEIYDEKKEDINENKLLVDFNSCSHGKKQSPVHILTSELKTNAMLPIIITNYHTSPLIIKNNQHTIKAKFDNANSIVLGKEKYSLKQFHLHAPSEHKLDGKLFDLELHLVHQSESGEYAVIAILMRSGKENLALKQFFENLPKEDHAILNTKLKIKLNDILPSDLSYYGYIGSLTTFPCDEKVNWLVLKNEVEVSEEQIQKFKAIFPNNAREIHPLNDRFVETN, from the coding sequence ATGATTTTTCGGATTTTGTTACCACTATTTTGTAGTTTGTATTTCGCTGGATGTGTTCAGACAAAACATTATAAAAATTCTCAGCATCTAGAAATTTATGATGAAAAAAAAGAAGATATAAATGAAAATAAACTCTTAGTGGATTTTAATTCATGTTCACATGGAAAAAAACAATCTCCTGTTCATATTTTGACAAGTGAGTTAAAAACAAATGCAATGTTACCAATTATTATTACAAATTATCATACTTCACCATTAATTATAAAAAATAATCAGCATACTATTAAAGCAAAATTTGACAATGCAAATAGCATTGTACTTGGAAAAGAAAAATATTCATTAAAACAATTTCACTTGCACGCACCGAGTGAACACAAATTAGACGGTAAATTATTCGACTTAGAACTTCACCTCGTTCATCAAAGTGAATCAGGTGAATATGCTGTAATTGCTATTTTAATGCGTTCTGGAAAAGAAAATCTTGCTTTAAAACAATTCTTTGAAAATTTACCAAAGGAAGATCATGCGATTTTGAATACCAAATTAAAAATAAAATTAAATGATATTTTACCAAGCGATTTATCTTATTACGGCTATATTGGCTCTTTAACTACATTTCCTTGCGATGAAAAAGTAAATTGGCTCGTTTTAAAAAATGAAGTAGAAGTGTCTGAAGAACAAATACAAAAGTTTAAAGCAATTTTTCCTAATAACGCCAGAGAGATTCATCCTTTAAATGATCGATTTGTTGAAACAAATTGA
- a CDS encoding ATP-binding protein, producing the protein MKNYLQKFSIYTFIKLELISLLIVAIILLENFIYFKRNMDELFYSGSGYIQHLSKFNNNEDILTRLLEFSLSIYNYEKSNSNNFSVEIWDCKKCKLSSSPIWSISDVEINEDRVKIIKNKLQRNDFFILYNKYLYFANIYETKNKEYKIIYYKKIIHIFNLPFVFSLIILNLFCIIIWTFFVALPLNIYYNRVQDKLIDKIRVNTIHNTINLIKHSLDNQINVLKSSGNKDEIVKRAIHYNYQVAELIDDSRFTSINPKEFIEGISKFSNIDVNIKISINTYNLINYINKYLEHAIIVLIDNAIHKSVDAKIIKIIISQKRYNAKIIIDVSNDGIPIDLNIKDKIFKGYSTKENGHGQGLTNLKKMLNRSSAEILLIANNPTTFRILLPCLKYSNFRIQMETQKSRLSKRNKIENLQSFDNKPLVIMIEDEILFWDDWKNKMTDAQIIFFKNPESFFSYSMGKKINNEEFLCKISLIICDFNFGDYNLIESGFFEDIDIYTEDNFKGTIVICSSYEKEALRTIPQEYLIKVKAFVPKHPNTYKNLLADIFANEHF; encoded by the coding sequence TTGAAGAATTACTTACAAAAATTTTCAATCTATACTTTTATAAAACTTGAACTTATTTCACTTCTCATTGTTGCAATTATTCTCCTAGAAAATTTTATTTATTTTAAAAGAAATATGGATGAGCTATTTTATTCCGGTAGTGGCTATATTCAACATTTATCTAAATTTAATAATAACGAGGATATCCTAACACGTCTTTTAGAGTTTTCCCTTTCTATTTATAACTATGAAAAATCAAATTCAAATAATTTTTCTGTTGAGATTTGGGATTGTAAGAAATGCAAATTATCCAGTAGTCCAATTTGGAGTATTTCTGATGTTGAAATAAATGAAGACAGAGTTAAAATTATAAAAAACAAATTACAGAGAAATGATTTCTTTATTTTATATAATAAGTATTTATACTTTGCAAATATTTATGAAACCAAAAACAAGGAATATAAGATAATATATTATAAAAAAATTATTCACATTTTTAATTTACCTTTTGTTTTCTCTCTAATTATTTTAAACTTATTTTGTATTATTATTTGGACTTTTTTTGTTGCATTACCTTTAAATATTTATTACAATAGAGTTCAAGATAAGTTAATTGACAAAATTAGAGTAAACACCATTCATAATACAATCAATTTAATAAAACATAGTTTAGATAATCAAATTAATGTTTTAAAATCAAGCGGTAATAAAGATGAAATAGTTAAGCGCGCTATACATTACAACTATCAAGTTGCAGAACTCATAGATGATTCAAGATTTACAAGTATCAATCCAAAAGAGTTTATTGAAGGTATTTCAAAGTTTTCAAATATAGATGTCAACATTAAAATAAGTATAAACACATATAATCTAATAAACTATATTAATAAATATTTAGAACACGCAATCATTGTCCTTATTGATAATGCTATACATAAAAGCGTAGATGCTAAAATAATCAAAATAATTATTTCACAAAAAAGATACAATGCAAAGATTATTATTGATGTATCTAATGATGGAATCCCTATCGATCTAAATATTAAAGATAAAATTTTTAAAGGTTATTCCACCAAAGAAAATGGTCATGGACAAGGTCTTACAAATCTAAAAAAAATGTTGAACAGATCTTCAGCTGAAATATTATTAATTGCAAATAACCCTACAACATTTAGAATATTATTACCATGTCTAAAATATTCTAATTTCAGAATTCAAATGGAAACACAAAAAAGCAGATTATCAAAAAGGAATAAAATCGAAAATTTACAAAGTTTTGATAATAAACCACTCGTTATTATGATTGAAGATGAAATTCTTTTTTGGGATGATTGGAAAAATAAAATGACAGATGCTCAAATCATTTTTTTCAAGAACCCAGAATCATTTTTTTCATATAGTATGGGTAAAAAAATAAATAATGAAGAATTTTTATGCAAAATATCCCTTATTATCTGTGATTTTAACTTTGGAGATTATAATTTAATAGAAAGTGGATTTTTTGAAGATATAGATATTTATACAGAAGACAACTTCAAAGGCACGATTGTCATCTGTTCATCCTATGAAAAAGAGGCACTAAGAACAATTCCACAGGAATACTTAATAAAAGTAAAAGCATTTGTTCCAAAGCACCCAAACACATATAAAAACTTATTAGCTGACATATTTGCCAATGAACATTTTTAG